A genomic stretch from Falco naumanni isolate bFalNau1 chromosome 8, bFalNau1.pat, whole genome shotgun sequence includes:
- the SOWAHA gene encoding ankyrin repeat domain-containing protein SOWAHA, with protein sequence MELNAAAEHGGRSAVLRGELLTAPPPGGALAPGGDGGAPFPTDPAPPEELPWPRAVSELRGLFQGGGGGVPLPAGTGGPRREPLPKPCMLPVRCVLPPAAAAATAPGPPEEPGSPLTPPPLLEEEAGSRSPGLRRGPKSHRASEEMAAVPLEEAEHQWLVMAASGQWTQQLHGLLLGDASLAARRDFISGFTALHWAAKNGNCDMVTNIIRAAEKGGARINVDARSHGGYTALHLAAIHGQEKIINMLVYSYHAKIDLRDYSGKKPHQYLQEGASSAVRRLLGDPSLPHNTEPSVPIKKTTKLAASILSSTSTFLGVISDDMAFYDLTKGLRKPSSLNKLLAATTGPRRKPKTRGGFPSYSSLSEVTEEEEEVVVKRRPVSELFFGH encoded by the coding sequence ATGGAGCTGAACGCCGCGGCGGAGCACGGCGGCCGGTCCGCGGTCCTGCGGGGGGAGCTGCTcaccgccccgccgccggggggcGCGCTGGCGCCGGGGGGCGATGGCGGCGCCCCGTTCCCCACCGACCCGGCGCCCCCTGAGGAGCTGCCGTGGCCGCGGGCCGTCTCCGAGCTGCGGGGCCTCTTccagggcggcggcggcggggtaCCCCTGCCCGCTGGCACGGGGGGGCCCCGGCGGGAGCCACTCCCCAAGCCCTGCATGCTGCCGGTGCGCTGCGTGCtgccccccgctgccgccgccgccaccgccccggggccgcctgAGGAGCCGGGGTCCCCCCTGACACCCCCACCATTGCTGGAGGAGGAGGCCGGGTCCCGGTCGCCTGGCCTGCGGCGGGGGCCCAAAAGCCATCGGGCCAGCGAGGAGATGGCAGCGGTGCCCCTGGAAGAGGCAGAGCACCAGTGGCTGGTGATGGCGGCCAGCGGGCAGTGGACCCAGCAGCTccatgggctgctgctgggcgaTGCCAGCTTGGCAGCCCGGAGGGACTTTATCTCGGGCTTCACTGCCCTGCACTGGGCCGCCAAGAACGGCAACTGTGACATGGTGACAAACATCATCAGAGCGGCCGAGAAAGGGGGCGCCCGCATCAACGTGGATGCCAGGTCGCATGGTGGCTACACGGCGCTCCACCTGGCTGCCATACACGGCCAGGAGAAGATCATCAACATGCTGGTCTACAGCTACCACGCCAAGATCGACCTGAGGGACTACAGCGGGAAGAAGCCACACCAGTACTTACAGGAAGGGGCCTCCTCTGCGGTCAGGCGCTTGCTGGGAGACCCCAGCCTTCCCCACAACACGGAGCCCTCTGTGCCCATCAAGAAGACCACAAAGCTTGCGGCTTCAATCTTGAGCTCCACTAGCACTTTCCTGGGGGTCATATCCGATGACATGGCTTTCTACGACCTCACCAAAGGTCTGAGGAAACCCTCGTCCTTAAACAAGCTCCTGGCTGCCACTACAGGCCCGAGGAGGAAGCCAAAGACCAGAGGGGGATTCCCTTCATATTCCTCCCTCTCCGAGGTAacggaggaggaggaagaggtcGTCGTGAAACGCAGACCTGTTTCTGAGCTGTTCTTTGGCCACTAG